A segment of the Lycium ferocissimum isolate CSIRO_LF1 chromosome 5, AGI_CSIRO_Lferr_CH_V1, whole genome shotgun sequence genome:
tggccgtatgtctggccgtagatttagTCCAGTGAAGGTTCCATTCTGGGCACaacatacggcctaacatacggccagtatgttttatacgaccagtatgttgggccgtataatgcccagcttttcgaagttcgttctcgttgactcgtttgacctccaatccttatggaaccttcttgacacttatttaacacctcattaccaatctaagggacattataactcttctccaaaacatcattaagccatcattaatttgatactcgtaaatcttgctcGACATACAACATatcccttgctttccttaacaacttctgtctcctacctcgaatgtctttgaaatctcatttagaatcatcaaatgttatttattACTTACCAAGACATCGTATACTCgcacccttcgttagtctattcactgtatgttaatgggaaattttcgaggtgtaacatatatgatgtgacatacccttcttagaggctcgtagacatgtgtatatggttagatgtctttagccttgtcgactcatattttgtatatcattttgatagcctcgtcggcttatgtacattgatatggacatagttgttgatggtgatataaatgtattgttgcccaatgagtttagcatgaatgatggatagaaagtatgattaagctatgtggctcacctagatgaaaatgtgaatgtacgataagaggtgcccgggtgggttagcacggggtacccgtcatggccctccggttgggtcgtgataaataTAGTAGGCACTTAAATATTTATTGTTGGAAAGGAGTCTGTTTTCATTGTTTacttcatcaaagatttcttTCTACCACAAAGTTGGAGGTTTGACcctggagtctaaagggttcaggCTGAGTACagaatacttggagtgcaagttcagcaGCGTAACACAAGAGGTTGatgtggaagtgaggcttggtacccagaccattcaaaagaaaagaagtttcaagtatcttagGTCAATTATTCAGGAAATGGAGAGATTAACGATGATGTCACATGTCGTATTGGTgcggggtggatgaaatggaggcttgcaTCCGGAGTCTTATGTGACAAGAAGGtaccaccaaaacttaaaggcaagttttataaAGTGGTGTttagaccaactatgttgtatggggcgtaGAGTTGGCCAACAAAGAACTCccacgttcagaagatgaaagttgcgactttttcactttatttcctttttccccATTTCCTGTTTGTATAGTTGGATAAGTAAAACTATCCAACTATTAGAGTTGGGAAAGCTATAAATAGGTCTTTTCTTCTTGGTCTTGCAAGTTATGCTTATTTCTAATTTTGCGTTATTTAGGGACCACGTGCTAAAGAAATTAAGGTAACACATGCACTATTAGTCAATTATTGTGACTAATATTaaacataatttttaaatatgtacattttatttcaaaatttaaagatttcatatCTGAATTTACagttaaaattaaaagtttgaGTTTCGAAATCCAGACAAaggccacataaattgggacatagTGAGAAGCGTATGTTGACGACTTCAGCCAATTCGATTCATGTtctaaatttaataaatttaattagaacacaaaataaactaaaaaaaatgcaCCAATGTGGATAGGACTTGCAACCACTAATTCTTATTACGTTAACAAGATTACACGAGATTATCCTAGACCAGTCTAATCTCCTGCTATGACTCTGATACCATTTGGTCACTGTCTCGAGTATTgattttagtttatttaaacTTAGTTTTTCAAAGAACGGGGACACCAGTATTAATTCTTCTGATACTCAATAACTTTTCAGGCTACACACATTAGACATTCAGGCTAGACACATTAAACAAAGAATTTTGGCCGCGTGCTGAAACATAATAGACACTTAAATATTTACTATTAGAAAGAAATTCGATTCCACCGTTTACTTcaaagaaagtttttttttttttttcgattccTATTTGTATAATTGggtaaataaaatgaaatattagagttgggaaaactataaataggatcCTTTCTTTTGCGCGACATGCTTACATTAATAATAAAGAAACGAGcaaagtaaaattttaaaaaaaaaatgtcaaacaaATAATTTAGTAACTCGTCAGATGGGAAAGGTGGCAAGAGGTTTCACCTAATATTCATctcttatatttttgttttcaaattcaAGAGTGAACAATGGTAATAGATAAAAAAGATTTTAGTGTACCAAAAAAGAAtagattaaaaaattaaatattataaattatttcaagCTTGTGCGTTTTCTAGCTCGTGATTCTTTCTATTGGATATCCCGACATACGtagtacaaacaacaacaatatatcaatatagtcccacaagtggggctTGGGAAAATCTCGACATATTTAGTAATCAattaaaaaatgattgaatAGAGTAAAAGAATTAAGAAAAACATCAAACAAAATATTTCAGTAACCAGTAAGATGGGAAAGGTGCCAAAGGGTTCCAAAATTCCAAAGCGACCGACCGAAATAGACGAAAAAACGTAACATTGCATGGTATTCCATGTGTGTTTTCTAGCTCGCAATTTCTTTCTATTGGACATATTGTTTCTTCTTGGATCGAGCAACTTATTCTAGTACGTCTTGTTATTTGATTTTAGATTAAGTTGCTCTCACAACTAATAATCAAAGGGAGATATATTGTTGGGACAAACAAATTACAAGACAAGCAAATGATTTACTCTAACATGTTCCATCCTTCAACGCTTTGTCCATCGGCAACTTAAAATCGACATTACATATTCTATTTAATGGAAAGATAAGTCAGGAGATTAGATACAAATCAAATATCTTATGCATTAACGTGACAATTAAATTGCGTATTGGTGTTAATGAAGATTTTCAGATTCTTATACATAGAATTTGCCATAATCAAGTAGTCTGTATTAGAAGGTTCCATAGTAGCAGTAAGTAGTGACATACTGACCATTGACTGCTTTTTCCCCATACTCACCTACAAGATCTGAAAATTGTTCCTACTCAAAGTTTGACCTCTTGTTTATTTATTGagctgtgtccccaatccccaCACCCAtactttgaaaaataatattcaaaaccATGCAATAATGGCTGCCACCGGTAAAGTCATTTTGGATTTATATTATAATTTCCAGTCCAATTAGCATTCCGCTTGAATAATTACCTGATTTGTGTAGATTTATTAATTAACGCGTTGTATCACATGCATTCAGCTTTCCTTGATAAATAAATCTAGAATAAACAGAGCATTGTTAATTTAATTACAGAACACGACGCAGCCCCTTTGGTCCGTTGTGGCAGGCGGGATTATTAAAATACATAACACTGTTCATCAATAAAACAGAGTCCTTGCGGAGTAGTAgttactttttcatatattttggttTCAAGCCTTATTTGGTATGGGGTGTGTTTTTTAAAGACGATTTACCTTGTGAtacaaattcaaatttaattggGTTCTAATGTGAGTACTGGACACTTaaagagaaattaaaaaagaaatcaaacatACTCGTGTGAATGAACTATTTCTTGACAATTTAAAGTGCCCAATTGACCATGGATAATTTtcaccttttttaaaaaaaaaattttattaaggaaAATTGTTTTGACAcaaaattattataatttttcaGAATTTTCGGAAAACTCCAAAAAGtccttttcatgattttctccccaaattacttataaaaattcaaaaacaattcTAATTTGTATTCATATCCAAACATAacttcaattttcaaatatgaTTTCCAACTTGAAAACACATACTAcatccatttcaatttgtttgtcatttgacttgacacgaaatttaagaaactaAGAAAACATTTGAATCTTAAGGTCTTAAACTAGAGATATCTAGAATcagatcaaaatattttttaatcttgtgatcttaaacatgtcacgtaaaaaattaaaactaaaaaatgataaaaaagaaaagaaacattcTCTTTTTAACCGACTAAAATGTAAGGTAagtcaaacaaattaaaataggtGGAACAACACGTTTTCTTAATTCCACAATTTTTGTGTTCAAACACCCACTTTAGGACAAAATGTTTGTGTCGTATCAATAGGAAGATTGGAATCTATTCGAGTGAAGAGTCTAGTTAAATAATCCTTAATTTACATAACATTTCACGCCACGTTACGTAAATTAATTGTTTTCCGTCTTCCGGTCCCACACAGCTATCTGCACCACTCTTCTAATTTAACGCTTTTTTAATTCAGTCACTCATTTCGCCATTATCTTCCCTTTTCGCCAACACCTTGCCGTTGACGCCGGCAACTTCCAGTTTTCTCCCCTAGAAATCTTTATATGTTAAGccattattactattgttaatTAAAGCTAAATAAAAGATTGAGAAATGTCATTATTACGAAGAAGAAAAGCACCTGAAAATGAAATTGAGCCACCAAAGCCtgatgttgaagaagaagataagaaAAGTACTAAgaagaatgtaaaggaaaacAAGCAGAAATGGTCGTGTATTGAcaattgttgttggtttgttggatgcatatgttgtgtttggtggattttgttgtttttataCAATGCTATGCCGGCTTCTTTTCCACAATATGTAACGGAGAAGATAACGGGGCCGTTACCTGATCCACCGGGCGTTAAGTTGATGAAAGAAGGGTTGAAGGCTAAGCATCCGGTGGTATTTATTCCTGGAATTGTAACGTGTGGACTTGAATTGTGGGAAGGACATCAGTGTGCTGAAGGATTGTTTAGGAAACGGCTATGGGGGGGCACCTTTGGAGAAGTCTACAAAAGGTATGTATGTGTTTCTTCCTGCTTGAGGTTATTGGTTTCCCTGAGATTTTACTGTTTTGAttggaggtcgaggattagaGTAGAAGATTAGTAGGTAGTGGAGTGTTGTTTAATTTCCTATTCAGTATTGTTGTTATTACTCTcctattaacttatttttcgaTTTCTAGTATTACCTGTTGCGTCCTTTGCTTTTGTTATCGTATTATTTCTTGTTGCTATTGTTCTCTTCTCCATTGTTGTTAGTATGGGTTCTTTACTCTGTATTTGCTTACATACTTGATTTTTGATATGGGTTACGGGTAACGCTGTGTATACACCAccctcccagaccccacttgtgggattacactggatatgttgttgttgttgttgttgtactgtTTTGATTGTTAGAAGTATGATTTATCTTGGTAGAGCAAAGCGTGGAAAATAATTATCGTGATTTAGAGTTTCAGCTGGATCTTGACACTGATTTTATCTACTCTAATAAATATACtttttttaatctcttgagATATGCTTCTTTCGGCTAATTATTGATGGATAAGGAAACCGTTTTGACTTTGAAAACCTTCTACTTTTATGTTGTCCTGAAGTCTTTTTGCTTGCAATTTCATCTTGACACTGCTATTATCTACTCCAATAATTATACTGATTTTATCTCTTGAGATATGCTTCTTTCGGCTAAATATAAATGAATAAGGAAACCATTTGACATTGAAAACATTCTACTTTTATGTTGTCCCAAAGTCATTTTGCTTGTAATTTCAACTCTGTCAAAGTTATGGACTAGTGCAGTTTTAATTTGATGTACTTTAGTATATCTTCCTTATGGTTTTAGTTCATatcggaggtgtgagaggttggctatggaagGTTTTAGGAGGGGTAGAGGAAGGCCAAAGAAATATTGGGGGAGGTGATTAGGCAGGACATGACGCAGTTTCAgattaccgaggacatgaccttatataggaggttgtggaggactcagattaggatagaaggctagtaggtagtctcgCTTTTCTTTCGCACTAGTAGGCGTAGTTTGCTCTACTTTTTATTGCCCTTTGATTCCTGCTTTTATGTGTTGGGTCTtgtcttttcatgttgttttatcatgacttctttgcttttgttatttctcattttcgcattgctttgatttgcttgtcTATATATGactcttttcccttgttttctttTCGAGGCGAGGTCTTTCGGAACAGCCTCTCCCTACCTTTCCAAGGTGGGGTCACAGACACTTAACCCTCCCCGGACCCCACACCGTGGGATTCaactgggcatgttgttgttgttgttggttttagTTCATATAGTAATTGCCGTTGATAATTTTTACAAAGCTCCAAGGATGTACTTCTCGCATGAGtgaaatttatggaaaaaaGATTGTTTAGCCATGATAAAAGATCTAGCTTACAACCTGAGTGGTTTTATAGAGAGAGATTATAGACCACTGTTTCCAAATTAAGCAAGAAACAAGCTAGAGATTTCAATTTCCATAGTGAAAACAAGCATATATTTGACCTGAAATTTTTCCAAATGCCATGGGACAGTTATATTCAAGAACAACTACTTAGATATTGTACCTGTCTCACTTCATAAGCTAACTAtccattttaatttgttttgatgATGGAGCCAAAACCCGGGTGAGGACGGTTGGAGGTGACTCGGAACACTTTCCAGTCACGATAGGCTCGCACCGATCAGGGTCCGCGCTAGCCCGTTTCTCGTTTCCGTGGCTACATGGACGCTCTCGACAAGCCACATTCAAGGAGAGGTACCGTGGTGCATGTTGTTTGCAGATGACATTGTCTTTGATTAAGTCGCGGGAGCGTGTTATCGCGGTGGAGGTTTGACGCTACGTACTCGAAATCGAAGGTTTCGAGTTGAGCAGACTAAGACAAAGTACTTAGAGTGCAAGTTCGGTAATGGGAGTCAAGTAGAGGACGAGGACGTGCAATGGATACTCGGAGTCATcccgaagaaagaaagtttcaagtacCTCGGGGTCAATCATCAAAGGACCCGGCGAGATTGACGacgatgtcacacatcgtattggagcgggatggatgaaatggaagctCGCGTCGGGGTGTTGTGTGATAAAAAGGTCACCGCTATTCTAAAgggaaagttctacaaagtggtggttagacccgGCTATGTTGTATGGGACGGAATGCGGCCGGTTAAGAAAGCGCATGTCCGGAAGATGAAGGTGGGCGAGATGCGGATCTTTGAGATGGATGTGCGGGCATACCCGGAGAGATAGGATTCGAATGAAGTGATTCGGGATAAGCGGGTGTGGCCCCCGTGGTGGATAAGATGTGGGAAGGAGGTTGAGGTGGTTCGGCCACGTGCGACGGAGATGCACCGACGCGCCCGAGGAGGAGGTGTGAAAGGATGGGCGTGGTGGGGGCACGAAGAGAGAGGGAGGGGTAGGCCAAAGAAGgcttggggagaggtgattcggCAGACACGACGTTACTCCGGCtccttaccgaggacatgaccggTGATGGACAGGGGTGGAGGTCGAGTATCAGGGTAGAGGGCTAGTGGGGGGCCGCGAGGTTTCCTTTCTCGTACTAGGAGTATTTTTATCCTGCTTCTATGTGTTGGTCTTGTctatctttgttattttatcatgacttcgttgctcttgctatttctcattttcacaTGGTTTTGATTTGCTGGTCCGTATCTGACTCTTTTCCCTTGTTTCCcttgttttccttgttttcttttgagccgagggtctttcggaaacagcctccctaccttccaaggtgggggtaaggtctgcgtacactttaccctccccagacctcacgttgtgggatccaactgggtatgttgttgttgttgttgttgatttacaTAACCCTTTGCTTGATTGAAAAAGTTTCTCATACAAACTAATAATCCACTACATTGAAAATTTTGAGCATCATATGACACACCTatcaaaaagaggaaaagaaggACGTCACATTACGCCTTTTCAACAAAGAAGTCCactcattttaaattttgttcctCATATACATCCTAGTCAAATAAGGCCACAAAATGAAGCAGAGGAAGTATAATGAATAAACTTCACGTGTGGAAAGGATGTACTGCTGAAACTGTTAAACGATCATCTGTCTTTGGGATAGAACATCTGTGGCATTGAATTCACTTAAATTGTTCAGTCAAAGAAACTAATATCTAGCAATAGGGTTGTTAGTTTGAAAAAACTAATAGGGAATCCACCACAATTAAGTTTGAGGATTGAATTTTGCCCTCCAGGAATCGTAAGCTACACAGTGTGATACATCTTTCAGCTAGGCAGTGCTACTTTCTGATTTAGTAAGAGACTTCTGTTTAGGAATGAAAGCATCCCAgatttactttcttttcttggatTTTTTCTACTTCAAAGTCATGTTTCTTAACctataacctttttttttttttttgatacgATATACTAAAGGAAAAACGAAAAACAATCTCTTAACCTCTAGCTCACCCCTTAAGAATTAAATCTCTGTAACCATTACTAGCATTTTCTTTCACTAATTATCTTTTATGTATGATTCTCTGCAGACCACTGTGCTGGCTGGAACACATGACGTTAGATAATGAAACTGGGATGGATCCTGCTGGTATTAGAGTTAGGCCAGTTAGTGGACTTGTCGCTGCAGATTACTTTGCTCCAGGATACTTTGTCTGGGCAGTTTTGATTGCTAACTTAGCCCGAATAGGATACGAGGAGAAAACAATGTATATGGCTGCATATGATTGGAGGCTTTCATTTCAGAACACCGAGGTACTAATGTCTCCTTATGTGGTATCGTCTGCGTTTGTATTTGATGAAATCACGTTAACAGCTATTTCGTTGATCATTTTAAAATGTTATAACTGTGATGCTCGATTTACTTCAATAGGTCCGTGACCAGACCCTGACCCGGATAAAAAGCAATATAGAACTGATGGTTGCAACTAGTGGGGGCAAGAAGGCAGTAATTGTTCCACATTCCATGGGGGTTGTCTACTTTTTGCATTTTATGAAGTGGGTGGAGGCACCAGCTCCTatgggtggtggtggtggcccAGATTGGTGCGCCAAGCACATTAAAGCAGTGATGAATATTGGTGGGCCATTCCTAGGTGTTCCAAAATCTGTAGCTGGGGTTTTCTCAGCTGAAGCACGGGATATTGCTGTTGCCAGGTAAACTTGCTCTCTGTGAATCTTTCTTCTTCGCCAGCCAGTTAAAAGGAAGGGTGCGAACTATGTAGAGCTAAATCCTTTTATTTGGTTACTGAAACTAATTGGTGACCTATGCAGTAACTTCCTTTACATGCTGTGAAATTATCCCTTGCTTTATGCCTTTCAAGTTGCGTTCTGAAAATTTCGCGCGTCTACAAAGTGTTAACCAGATGTCCTGAAAAGCTTTCTATTTACATCCTTTCAATCATTGAACTATTAAAAACTATGTACAAAATTGTTGTTCATATCAGCAAAACTCATTTTAGAGTAGGcaacaaaaggaaaaacaaacTGCTGTATTACCTCAACCAGGCAACACCAAACAAACATATTACTCCATAATGTCCTCGCTCAGTAGTCATCTTCTTTGTCCTCCCCAAATATCATTCAACTCAGTACCAACATCCTCGTTGTCCTTTTCCGGAGCAGCTACGTCTTTAAGTTTGGTGTGTATGTAATGTATgttttcttattctttctttAGTAATTCCCCTCAATTTCAGGGCTCTAGCCCCAGGTGTTCTGGATACGGATTTATTCCATTTTCAAACATTAGAGCACTTAATGAAGATGTCACGAACATGGGATGCAACCTTGTCAATGATACCAAGAGGAGGGGAGACGATCTGGGGCAGTCTTGACTGGTCACCCGAGGAAGGCTATTCTCCTTGCAAAAGTAAGTCCAGAGACGATGCTGCTCAGATTTCAGGCCATCACGAGAACGAAACTACAGATTCTAAAGCAAAATATTAcagttatggaagatttatttCCTTTGGAAAGGATGCAGCAGAGGCTCATCCATCAGATCTTAAGAGGATTGACTTTAGGGTAATGTTAATCAGAAACCAAATTCTCTCATTGTTTCTCTCGTATGCGTATTTTCCTTTATTCATTTCAATTTGCAACATTGATTTCATTTCTGGTGGGTGTGGGTGATCCCGAATGACCAGTTTATGGACTTCTATGATCAGAAATGCTAAAGCCCAGGGGTGGATCTAGTGGATAAACTATGTGGTCATCTTAACCCAGTAGCTTTAGCTTAGACCATGTATATGTGTTAAAAAGCCCAACTAAATAAGTACATATAATAGATTTCGAACCCAGTTAATATGGGACGTGATAGAATTACGAATCTGAACCCATATAGCTCACATCCTAGATCTGTCTGCTGGAGGCACAAAAATATAGCAGAAATAAAATTATCTGTAAAGTAGTTAGAACTTTGGTGTGAGGTTCTTGTTCTAATTGTAGTtcttttacttatatttttatgCTATAGGCAAGCAGGGGTATGACCTGTCGCCTCGCTAAAATCTATTGCTTTTGGGCCAAATAATAGTTTGGATACCTggtcataatcaaaaccagtGGGCACTCATGGTTGCATAGCCAATGTGATGTGCTTGGTGTGATGTCGGTGTAAAATAATGGAAACAAATGAAGTCTAATGACATATTACAAGTGGATGATATTTGTAgtttgtatataatttttttctacacATCCTTAATAACGGCATTTCCTTTTGTGATAAACACTAGATGAGCACttatccaaaaaaagaaaaaaagaaaataagataaCTGCATGAGGCATTCCTTTAACACTTGCTATCTCAAACAAAATAATCTGTTCAAAATttcctttaaaagaaaaatctccCCTGCCAATGAAAATGTTACAATTAAGGTCATATTGAACTTCCTTCTGAAAAGTGTTCTTTTACTAATACTCCAAGCTTGTcacttgtccttttttttttttttttgaatgaggCACTCCATTCATTATGCCAATTCATCTGAATTTATTATGCTCCAAAAAGACCACAAGAGTCAAAAAAATTCCATGGGTTTGCTGAAAAGCTGCTGAGTAGAAGCAGAACTAGACAAGCAAAGGAAATAGTAGAAATGGAAATTGGAGCCATATTCCCTCAAATATCTCGAATTTGAAGACCTTACTGGTTATGCTATACGATGTGCCTCTTATAGAGTGAAGAAATgcttatttcctttcttcttttagcTTATTACTCATCCATCTTTTAATTATATCAGCAGCAGCGCATGTTTAATGTGCATCAATCAAGTGTTACCAGGGGATTGAACTGAATAACATTAAAGATGGATGATCTGTGATGTCTCACTGTCCTTCCGTGATATGTGTGCCTTTCTTCCTATTTATGCAAATTTGAAACATCTTTTGTCTGTCAAAGCTATGTCTTAACCTTTTGTGCTCTCAGGCCGTACTTTTCAAAGAAAATTGTCTTTCCCACTTGCTTCCTGATGCCTGGAATTAACTGGCATTTATTTACATGCAGGGTGCTGTAAAGGGCAGTAATGTTGCAAATAACACCTGTGATGTGTGGAACGAGTACCTTGACATGGGTGTTAGTGGTGCAAAAGCGGTGGAAGAGTACAAGGTTTATACAGCTGGAGAGATTGTGGATTTGCTCAACTTTGTTGCCCCGAAAATGATGGCCCGTGGTAGTGCTCACTTTTCATATGGGATAGCTGATGATTTGGATGATCCTAAGTATTCACACTACAAATATTGGTCAAATCCATTGGAGACAAAGTGAgtcctctcttttttttggcTTTCGTGTCTTATAATGTAGTTCTTACTTGAATCCTTTCAGATAAGATGAAAAAGAGGTCTTTACCTGTATAGGTTGAAATTCA
Coding sequences within it:
- the LOC132055312 gene encoding phospholipid:diacylglycerol acyltransferase 1-like — translated: MSLLRRRKAPENEIEPPKPDVEEEDKKSTKKNVKENKQKWSCIDNCCWFVGCICCVWWILLFLYNAMPASFPQYVTEKITGPLPDPPGVKLMKEGLKAKHPVVFIPGIVTCGLELWEGHQCAEGLFRKRLWGGTFGEVYKRPLCWLEHMTLDNETGMDPAGIRVRPVSGLVAADYFAPGYFVWAVLIANLARIGYEEKTMYMAAYDWRLSFQNTEVRDQTLTRIKSNIELMVATSGGKKAVIVPHSMGVVYFLHFMKWVEAPAPMGGGGGPDWCAKHIKAVMNIGGPFLGVPKSVAGVFSAEARDIAVARALAPGVLDTDLFHFQTLEHLMKMSRTWDATLSMIPRGGETIWGSLDWSPEEGYSPCKSKSRDDAAQISGHHENETTDSKAKYYSYGRFISFGKDAAEAHPSDLKRIDFRGAVKGSNVANNTCDVWNEYLDMGVSGAKAVEEYKVYTAGEIVDLLNFVAPKMMARGSAHFSYGIADDLDDPKYSHYKYWSNPLETKLPNAPDMEIYSLYGVGIETERAYVYKRIPTAGCNIPFQIDTSADEEDEGSCLKAGVYSVDGDETVPALSAGFMCAKGWRGKTRFNPSGVKTYVREYYHAPPANLLEGRGTQSGAHVDMMGNFALIEDIMRVAAGGTSEDLGGDRVYSDIFKWSEKINLRL